A genomic window from Cupriavidus basilensis includes:
- a CDS encoding type IV pilin protein — translation MGQRSPAVRFSRKHRLFRDFGAVTACIGCDRRARLEAGFTLIELMVTVAIIAILASVAYPSYLQYVVRSNRVAAESFLLEVSSMQERYLVDNRAYASSLATLGYASLPATVSPNYQITVAVVAGPPPGYVLSATPQGGQATNDTACGTLTLSGNGDKSASGGSLNCWK, via the coding sequence ATGGGCCAAAGAAGCCCGGCGGTGCGATTTAGCCGAAAGCATCGGTTATTTCGGGATTTTGGGGCGGTCACGGCGTGTATCGGTTGCGACCGGCGCGCTCGACTCGAGGCAGGCTTTACGCTGATCGAGCTGATGGTGACCGTGGCAATCATTGCGATTCTCGCGTCAGTCGCCTACCCGTCCTATCTCCAGTACGTCGTGCGATCCAATCGCGTGGCAGCGGAATCTTTCCTGCTTGAGGTTTCCAGCATGCAGGAGCGCTATCTGGTAGACAACCGGGCTTATGCGTCCAGCCTTGCCACGCTCGGCTACGCCAGCCTTCCCGCCACCGTCTCCCCGAATTACCAGATCACCGTCGCCGTGGTCGCGGGCCCACCGCCCGGCTATGTGCTGTCGGCAACGCCGCAAGGCGGGCAGGCCACCAACGACACCGCGTGCGGAACGCTTACCCTGTCAGGCAACGGGGACAAGAGCGCGTCGGGCGGCAGCTTGAACTGCTGGAAATAG
- a CDS encoding GspH/FimT family pseudopilin, with translation MRNFTAWRAAGLLPKRGFTLIELLATLTILAIIAFAAAPSFSSMVATQRARNAALDLSAAVSLTRSEAVKRNSTITMAASSAWASGWSVTAGTEKVRSFGPYDGIAITASAGNSLAIGNDGRPATGSLTFQVAPSVSPQPASTICVQVSGTGRIAVVSGACT, from the coding sequence ATGCGAAATTTCACTGCATGGCGCGCGGCCGGCCTTCTCCCCAAGCGCGGATTCACATTGATCGAGCTGCTGGCCACGCTGACGATATTGGCAATCATTGCGTTTGCCGCGGCCCCTTCGTTCTCAAGCATGGTTGCGACGCAACGCGCGCGTAATGCTGCGCTCGACCTCTCTGCCGCCGTGTCGTTGACCCGCAGCGAAGCGGTGAAGCGTAACAGCACCATCACCATGGCCGCATCGAGCGCCTGGGCCAGTGGCTGGTCCGTAACGGCAGGCACCGAGAAGGTGCGCAGCTTCGGCCCCTATGACGGCATTGCAATCACTGCCAGCGCGGGCAACTCCCTTGCGATCGGCAACGACGGCAGGCCCGCGACCGGGAGCCTGACGTTCCAGGTCGCGCCTTCCGTTTCCCCCCAGCCGGCTTCTACGATCTGCGTGCAAGTGAGCGGCACCGGGCGCATCGCTGTGGTATCCGGAGCTTGCACATGA
- the hutG gene encoding N-formylglutamate deformylase, which produces MAFSTDTPAFTLHRGTRPMLVSMPHVGTHLPACVSDRLTAEARTVPDTDWHLERLYDFARELGASILVATHSRYVVDLNRPPDNANLYPGQDTTGLCPVDTFDKTPIYADASGLPADDEIAARRDAIWRPYHGALAEELARLRAEHGTVALWDAHSIRSVLPRFFEGKLTDFNLGTANGASCDAALANQLLDIAGALPGYTSVLNGRFKGGYITRQYGAPAQGVQAVQLELTQSAYMSETYPFAYDEARATRIQPTLKTMLETVLGYVEAR; this is translated from the coding sequence ATGGCCTTCTCGACCGATACCCCCGCTTTCACCCTGCATCGCGGCACGCGCCCGATGCTGGTGTCGATGCCGCACGTCGGCACCCACCTGCCGGCCTGCGTGTCCGACCGGCTGACCGCCGAGGCACGCACCGTGCCCGATACCGACTGGCACCTGGAGCGCCTGTACGATTTCGCGCGCGAGCTCGGTGCCTCCATCCTGGTGGCCACCCACTCGCGCTACGTGGTGGACCTGAACCGCCCGCCCGACAACGCCAATCTCTACCCCGGCCAGGACACCACCGGCCTGTGCCCGGTCGATACCTTCGACAAGACGCCGATCTACGCCGACGCCAGCGGCCTGCCCGCCGACGATGAAATCGCCGCGCGCCGCGACGCCATCTGGCGCCCGTACCACGGCGCGCTCGCCGAAGAACTGGCCCGCTTGCGCGCCGAGCACGGTACCGTGGCGCTGTGGGACGCGCATTCGATCCGCTCGGTGCTGCCGCGCTTTTTCGAAGGCAAGCTGACCGACTTCAACCTGGGCACCGCCAATGGCGCCAGCTGCGACGCCGCGCTGGCCAACCAGTTGCTGGATATCGCGGGCGCGTTGCCGGGCTATACCTCTGTGCTTAACGGGCGCTTCAAGGGCGGCTATATCACGCGGCAGTACGGGGCGCCGGCGCAGGGCGTGCAGGCAGTGCAGCTCGAGTTGACGCAGTCGGCCTATATGAGCGAGACCTATCCCTTCGCCTATGACGAGGCACGGGCAACGCGCATTCAGCCCACGCTGAAGACGATGCTGGAGACGGTGTTGGGGTACGTGGAAGCGCGTTAA
- a CDS encoding type IV pilus modification PilV family protein translates to MTSRSSRHGKCAARSSQCGATLIEVLISVVILLVALLGTAGLIARSSQSEMESYQRVQALTLLQDMAARLNGNRQAAPCYASGTIITTAGSATVAPPACTVGSAAQVAIANADLAAWGTELLGSAEISGGKAVGAMIGALGCIEAVDAANQIYRITVAWQGLAKTAAPALPCGSGQFGNDANRRAVSIQVRIGVLS, encoded by the coding sequence ATGACTTCGCGCTCGTCACGCCATGGCAAGTGCGCGGCCCGGTCCTCGCAGTGCGGCGCCACACTGATCGAGGTCTTGATATCGGTCGTGATCTTGCTAGTGGCGCTGCTTGGAACTGCGGGCCTGATCGCGCGCTCCAGCCAGTCGGAGATGGAATCCTATCAACGCGTGCAGGCGCTGACACTGCTACAGGACATGGCGGCACGGCTGAATGGGAATCGCCAGGCCGCGCCCTGCTATGCCAGCGGCACAATCATCACGACGGCGGGCAGCGCGACCGTTGCCCCGCCGGCTTGCACGGTCGGATCCGCAGCCCAGGTGGCCATCGCCAATGCCGACCTGGCAGCCTGGGGTACCGAGTTACTCGGGAGCGCGGAGATCAGTGGCGGCAAGGCGGTCGGTGCGATGATCGGCGCGCTTGGCTGTATCGAAGCCGTCGATGCCGCGAACCAGATCTATCGCATCACGGTAGCGTGGCAGGGCCTCGCCAAGACCGCAGCCCCCGCGCTGCCTTGTGGCAGTGGGCAGTTTGGCAATGATGCGAACCGCCGCGCGGTAAGTATCCAGGTACGCATTGGAGTGCTCTCGTGA
- a CDS encoding DUF4382 domain-containing protein, with protein sequence MRDHKSVYSALALGCAGTFGLAACGGGGDGGTPQASQGTLQVSMTDAPACGFDHVFVTVNKVRVNGNANVDENGSGWVDIPVSPAQRIDLLSLTNGVLATLGKTALPAGTYQQIRLLLTPNAGNSLANSVVPTGGTETALDTPSAIQSGIKIIRPFTVAPDTLTDLVLDFDACKSVVTRGNGGYNLKPVVTALPVVVSGKVTGMLTAAEAGAQVYAERNGVVVKATVADSLGAFTLSPIEQSSTNGNVDVVIVPASRAVGIVRSVPVVAGASTVVSTSGAPIDLPASTVNTVSGSMSPASAAGSLRALQLTGGNNYTIASATANSTTGAYSLNLPTASPSVGTYQATLPIALFPDVSAAGKYTIEATSASGTIQSQPVNVGAGSVTQNFAF encoded by the coding sequence ATGAGAGACCATAAGTCCGTTTATAGCGCGCTGGCACTTGGCTGCGCCGGCACATTCGGCCTGGCTGCGTGTGGTGGCGGGGGCGATGGCGGCACGCCCCAGGCGTCGCAGGGAACCTTGCAGGTTTCCATGACTGACGCACCCGCCTGCGGCTTCGATCACGTGTTTGTGACCGTCAACAAGGTGCGTGTGAACGGCAACGCCAACGTTGACGAGAACGGCTCGGGCTGGGTGGACATTCCCGTGTCACCGGCACAACGCATCGACCTGCTGTCACTCACCAACGGCGTGCTCGCCACCCTTGGCAAGACAGCGCTGCCTGCTGGCACGTACCAGCAGATCCGATTGCTGCTGACACCAAATGCGGGCAATTCGCTTGCCAATTCCGTCGTTCCTACCGGTGGCACGGAGACCGCGCTGGATACGCCGAGCGCCATCCAGAGCGGGATCAAGATCATCCGGCCTTTTACCGTTGCGCCAGATACGCTCACCGATCTCGTGCTCGATTTCGATGCGTGCAAATCGGTGGTGACGCGCGGCAATGGCGGCTACAACCTGAAGCCGGTGGTCACCGCGCTGCCCGTCGTCGTCAGCGGCAAGGTCACCGGCATGTTGACCGCGGCCGAGGCCGGCGCCCAGGTCTACGCCGAACGCAATGGCGTGGTCGTGAAGGCAACCGTTGCGGACAGCCTGGGCGCATTCACGCTTTCGCCCATCGAGCAGAGCAGCACCAATGGCAATGTCGATGTGGTCATCGTACCGGCCAGCCGCGCAGTTGGCATTGTGCGTAGTGTTCCAGTTGTTGCCGGTGCAAGCACCGTGGTGTCGACGTCAGGCGCCCCCATCGACTTGCCGGCTTCCACGGTCAACACGGTCTCGGGTTCCATGTCGCCGGCCAGCGCGGCTGGCAGCTTGCGCGCGCTGCAACTGACGGGGGGCAACAACTACACAATCGCAAGTGCGACGGCAAACAGCACAACGGGCGCTTACAGCCTGAATTTGCCCACGGCATCGCCATCGGTTGGCACTTACCAGGCAACCTTGCCGATCGCGCTCTTCCCGGATGTCAGCGCGGCCGGAAAGTACACCATCGAAGCAACCAGCGCGAGTGGCACCATCCAGTCGCAGCCCGTAAACGTCGGCGCCGGCAGCGTGACGCAGAATTTCGCGTTCTGA
- a CDS encoding formimidoylglutamate deiminase → MNAGSLFATQALLPTGWASDVLLAWDDAGAFTTVQAGAQPAVDVPRAAGPLLPGMPNLHSHAFQRGFAGLTEFRSETLADGQQSDSFWSWRKLMYRFALRLSPDTLEAIATQLYIEMLRAGYTSVCEFHYVHHDTHGKPYADPAEMSLRLLRAAQTAGIGITLLPVLYQTAGFGDKPAVPDQRRFLHETHAMLALLGRLAPQCHGQARLGLAPHSLRAVPPQSLADAVAGLHALDATAPVHIHIAEQQREVDECITLTGTRPVAWLLDHAEVDARWCLVHATHLDWDERRRLAHSGAVAGICPTTEANLGDGVFDAAPYLGQGGVWGIGSDSHASVSVVEELRLFEYGQRLALQKRNVLASDAHRQVADRLYLDAAFGGARASGRDIGAIAVGQQADFVVLDGAHPALSGLSGSQALAVHVFANHGHETLAEVRTAGRMRVQHGLHALQADAGKRFAAARASLLTD, encoded by the coding sequence ATGAACGCCGGAAGCCTGTTTGCCACGCAGGCCTTGCTGCCCACGGGCTGGGCCAGCGATGTACTGCTGGCCTGGGACGACGCTGGCGCATTCACGACGGTGCAGGCCGGCGCGCAACCCGCCGTGGACGTGCCGCGCGCCGCCGGGCCGCTGTTGCCGGGCATGCCCAATCTGCATTCGCACGCGTTCCAGCGCGGTTTTGCCGGGTTGACTGAGTTCCGCAGCGAGACGCTGGCTGACGGCCAGCAGAGCGATTCCTTCTGGAGCTGGCGCAAGCTGATGTACCGCTTCGCGCTGCGGCTTTCGCCCGATACGCTGGAAGCCATCGCCACGCAGCTCTATATCGAGATGCTGCGCGCGGGCTACACCAGCGTTTGCGAGTTCCACTACGTGCATCACGACACACACGGCAAGCCTTATGCCGACCCTGCCGAGATGTCGCTGCGCCTGCTGCGCGCCGCCCAGACCGCCGGCATCGGCATCACGCTGCTGCCGGTGCTGTACCAGACGGCCGGCTTTGGCGACAAGCCCGCGGTGCCGGATCAGCGCCGCTTCCTGCATGAGACGCACGCCATGCTCGCCTTGCTTGGCCGGCTGGCCCCGCAATGCCATGGCCAGGCTCGCCTGGGGCTTGCCCCGCACTCGCTGCGCGCGGTGCCGCCGCAGAGCCTTGCCGACGCCGTGGCGGGCCTGCACGCGCTGGATGCAACAGCGCCGGTGCACATCCATATCGCCGAGCAGCAGCGCGAGGTCGACGAGTGCATCACGCTCACGGGCACACGCCCGGTGGCATGGCTGCTCGACCATGCCGAGGTGGATGCGCGCTGGTGCCTGGTGCACGCCACGCACCTGGACTGGGATGAACGCAGGCGGCTGGCGCACAGCGGCGCGGTGGCCGGCATCTGCCCGACCACCGAGGCCAACCTGGGTGATGGGGTATTCGATGCCGCGCCCTACCTGGGGCAAGGCGGTGTCTGGGGCATCGGCTCGGACAGCCACGCCAGCGTCAGCGTCGTGGAAGAGCTGCGGCTGTTCGAGTACGGCCAGCGGCTGGCGCTGCAAAAGCGCAATGTGCTGGCGTCGGACGCGCACAGGCAGGTGGCGGACCGCCTTTACCTCGATGCCGCCTTTGGCGGCGCGCGCGCGTCGGGCCGGGATATCGGCGCGATTGCCGTCGGGCAGCAGGCGGATTTCGTCGTGCTGGACGGGGCGCATCCCGCGCTCTCCGGTTTGTCGGGCAGCCAGGCGCTGGCAGTCCATGTGTTTGCCAACCATGGGCATGAGACACTAGCGGAAGTCCGCACGGCGGGCCGCATGCGCGTGCAGCATGGTCTGCACGCCTTGCAGGCCGATGCTGGCAAGCGCTTTGCCGCTGCGCGCGCAAGCCTGCTGACTGACTAA
- a CDS encoding PilW family protein, with protein sequence MRHRQRGLSLIELMVGLTLGLLLLTALGSLYFSTTRSRSEFSNSAEQVENGRYVLDTLGREIELAGFFGAASVTSGATVAGPAACATTPDALGFASSPATVPLAVQGYAPGTALPCLPGLAPTSEVLVIRRVSTTPTTTPITGQAYMQVSFCANDATSFVFGASAPAFTMRTKACDAATPTVLRQAVVRIFYLAACDVCSGNGDGVPTLKMAELIGGAFQVSSMAQGIQDMHLSYGVDLDNNGSADCYVSDPGANNQAICASAPAYDWTVAALTNWQNVTSVRINILARAQRTSLGWTDSRTYDLGRPTASGPFNDGFKRHVYARVARLANVAGRRE encoded by the coding sequence ATGCGGCACCGTCAGCGCGGCCTTTCCTTGATCGAGCTGATGGTCGGGCTGACCTTGGGGCTGCTGCTCCTGACAGCGCTCGGGAGCCTGTACTTCTCCACCACGCGGTCACGCTCCGAGTTTTCCAATAGCGCAGAGCAGGTGGAGAACGGGCGCTACGTGCTGGACACACTCGGGCGCGAAATCGAGCTTGCGGGCTTTTTTGGCGCTGCCAGCGTAACTAGCGGTGCAACGGTGGCAGGCCCCGCCGCATGTGCCACGACACCCGATGCACTCGGCTTTGCCAGCTCGCCCGCCACAGTACCGCTTGCCGTGCAGGGCTACGCGCCAGGCACGGCACTCCCTTGCCTGCCTGGCCTCGCGCCAACCTCGGAGGTGCTGGTGATCAGGCGCGTCTCGACGACGCCAACCACGACACCCATCACCGGACAGGCCTATATGCAGGTTTCATTCTGCGCCAACGACGCCACATCGTTCGTGTTCGGCGCCAGCGCGCCGGCCTTCACGATGCGCACCAAGGCATGTGACGCGGCCACGCCCACGGTGTTGCGCCAGGCAGTCGTGCGCATCTTTTATCTTGCCGCCTGCGATGTGTGCTCCGGCAATGGCGACGGCGTGCCGACGCTGAAAATGGCCGAACTGATCGGCGGTGCCTTTCAGGTCAGCTCGATGGCGCAAGGCATCCAGGATATGCACTTGTCCTACGGGGTGGACCTCGACAACAACGGCTCCGCCGACTGCTATGTCAGCGACCCCGGCGCAAACAACCAGGCGATCTGCGCCTCAGCGCCGGCCTATGACTGGACGGTCGCCGCGCTCACCAACTGGCAGAACGTGACATCGGTACGCATCAACATCCTGGCCCGTGCACAACGGACCTCGCTCGGCTGGACCGACAGCCGCACCTATGATCTCGGGCGGCCCACCGCGAGCGGCCCATTCAACGACGGCTTCAAGCGCCATGTCTATGCCCGGGTGGCAAGGCTGGCCAATGTGGCAGGCCGCCGGGAGTAA
- a CDS encoding pilus assembly protein produces MRQSAGCIASRIAIAALFSLCVVRPAMAEDIDLYTGLQPQAGKPNVLILFDNASTWDASASFTCSTANVVSSNNAGKDVGAEQCALYNAVASIKNSPALLGNLNLGVMMFGTGNNVGGSMRFPSVAPYKLPLMDSTGVDNFLTYVKSIDRQADNSNNSQVGGGMQESWAFYAGRTGLSGTKYTSPIDNPCQRNFVIYIANAVNNGKPQDTGQNVINALVAAGATTAQQQQITIPAPYNGYQSNWGDEWARFMYQTDVQGNMANQQNIVTYTIAVTDGKNPDYVQFTDSMGTNGGGKTYVVQLGDVNGLTSALLQIFNEVQAVNSVFASVSLPASVNAQGQFLNQVYVGMFRPDATAAPRWMGNLKQYQIGYNSKGNIVLQDASGNSAISNAATGFISPGAVSYWTAEPPLTFSTSGYGTGGVANWPAKGFWTNSPSSTGWNLDSPDGEVVEKGGAGEMLRAQLLTSQDSRVLFTCNGAGNCPTNAAMPTFDTANTWLNGANGLAAVNAGTSGAATISSTELPKLIAWMRGADVKAADASSIAGQEAQQGPGSPVTVRGSIHADVLHSRPAVVNYGGSTGVVVFYGTNDGVFHAINGNQAQGIGSVRPGGELWGFIAPEFLGKLSRIYTNSPEVKLSTTPGGITPAPTPRDYFFDGSTTVMQDLRDPAHPRIVLYLTARRGGRLIYALDVTDPANPRYLWKRTNADFPELGQSWSQPRVIRARGSASALIVMGAGYDTTEDSDPAPGTDIMGRGVLVLDALTGSPVWSALPSCAGMGGTCLPVPDLTRAIPSDVTVLDRNGDGYIERFYVGDVGGNIWRADLETTAGNAPANWTLNKLAALGGASGTNAARKFFYPPDVVSTAGYDAVTAGTGDREHPLYSASTTPGTAYNVVNRLYMVKDTNILGMPSTWKPITEAGLVDATTLTGTYDGSGSGFYITLTNPGEKAVNAPLTVSGYTTIGTNTPRVPDANTCYPNLGIARSYSFSFLTSAGQNPARSIILDGGGFPPSSVFGMVSIGSGTSATVVPVLLGGGNQTGPGGGDATSALGAQKVNIAGVGKRKRIYWYPESDKH; encoded by the coding sequence ATGCGCCAATCCGCCGGATGCATCGCCTCGCGCATTGCCATTGCCGCGTTGTTCTCACTCTGCGTCGTGCGCCCGGCAATGGCGGAGGACATCGACTTGTACACGGGTTTGCAGCCACAGGCTGGCAAGCCCAATGTGCTGATCCTGTTCGACAACGCGTCAACCTGGGATGCTTCGGCCAGCTTCACCTGCTCCACGGCGAACGTGGTATCCAGCAATAACGCTGGCAAGGATGTCGGCGCCGAGCAGTGCGCACTCTATAACGCGGTGGCGTCCATCAAGAACAGCCCCGCCCTGCTGGGCAACCTGAATCTCGGGGTGATGATGTTCGGCACCGGGAATAATGTCGGCGGCTCGATGCGGTTTCCGTCGGTGGCGCCTTACAAGCTGCCGCTGATGGACAGCACCGGCGTGGACAATTTCCTGACGTATGTGAAGTCCATCGATCGCCAGGCCGACAACTCGAACAACTCGCAGGTTGGCGGAGGCATGCAGGAGTCATGGGCCTTCTACGCCGGGCGGACCGGCTTGTCGGGCACCAAGTACACATCGCCCATCGACAATCCCTGCCAGCGCAATTTCGTTATCTATATCGCCAACGCCGTCAACAACGGCAAGCCGCAGGACACTGGCCAGAACGTCATCAACGCGCTGGTAGCCGCGGGCGCGACTACCGCCCAGCAACAGCAAATCACGATTCCCGCCCCTTACAACGGATACCAGAGCAACTGGGGCGACGAATGGGCTCGCTTCATGTACCAGACCGACGTACAGGGCAACATGGCCAACCAGCAGAACATCGTGACCTACACGATCGCGGTGACTGATGGCAAGAACCCGGATTACGTCCAGTTCACAGATAGCATGGGGACCAATGGCGGCGGCAAGACCTATGTGGTCCAGCTCGGGGATGTCAACGGACTGACTTCCGCTTTGCTGCAGATCTTCAACGAAGTGCAGGCCGTCAACAGCGTCTTTGCCTCGGTGAGCTTGCCGGCATCGGTGAACGCGCAAGGCCAGTTCCTCAACCAGGTCTATGTCGGCATGTTCCGCCCGGACGCCACGGCCGCGCCACGCTGGATGGGCAATCTCAAGCAGTATCAGATTGGCTACAACAGCAAGGGCAATATCGTACTGCAGGATGCCAGCGGCAACAGCGCGATCAGCAACGCAGCGACCGGGTTCATTTCCCCGGGTGCCGTCAGCTACTGGACCGCTGAGCCCCCGCTCACGTTCAGCACAAGTGGCTATGGCACCGGCGGGGTGGCAAACTGGCCCGCCAAGGGCTTCTGGACGAACAGCCCATCGAGCACCGGATGGAACCTGGACTCGCCCGATGGAGAGGTGGTGGAGAAAGGCGGCGCGGGCGAGATGCTGCGCGCCCAATTGCTGACCAGCCAGGATAGCCGGGTACTGTTCACGTGCAACGGCGCGGGCAACTGCCCGACCAACGCCGCCATGCCAACGTTCGATACCGCCAATACATGGCTGAACGGCGCCAATGGCCTTGCGGCCGTCAACGCCGGAACCAGTGGTGCGGCAACCATCAGCAGTACGGAATTGCCCAAGCTGATCGCCTGGATGCGCGGTGCGGATGTGAAAGCGGCGGATGCCAGCAGCATCGCCGGCCAGGAGGCGCAGCAGGGTCCGGGCTCACCGGTCACCGTGCGCGGTTCGATTCATGCCGATGTGCTGCACTCGCGGCCGGCGGTCGTCAACTATGGTGGAAGCACGGGGGTCGTGGTGTTCTATGGCACCAACGACGGCGTGTTCCACGCGATCAACGGCAACCAGGCACAGGGGATCGGCAGCGTAAGGCCCGGGGGTGAGCTCTGGGGCTTTATTGCTCCGGAGTTTCTCGGCAAGCTCAGCCGCATCTATACCAATTCGCCGGAGGTAAAGCTCTCGACCACGCCGGGTGGCATTACCCCGGCACCGACACCCCGCGACTATTTCTTCGACGGCAGCACGACGGTCATGCAAGACCTGCGGGACCCGGCACATCCGCGCATCGTCCTCTACCTGACCGCACGCCGCGGCGGCCGGCTGATCTATGCCCTGGATGTGACCGACCCCGCCAATCCTCGCTACCTGTGGAAGCGCACCAACGCCGACTTCCCTGAACTCGGCCAGAGCTGGTCCCAGCCACGCGTGATACGCGCGCGAGGCAGCGCGTCCGCGCTCATCGTCATGGGTGCTGGCTACGACACGACGGAGGACAGTGATCCCGCACCAGGCACCGACATCATGGGGCGGGGCGTTCTGGTGCTCGATGCCTTGACCGGCTCCCCCGTATGGAGTGCCCTGCCTAGCTGCGCGGGCATGGGCGGCACCTGCCTGCCAGTGCCGGACCTGACTCGTGCCATCCCCTCGGATGTGACCGTGCTCGACCGCAACGGCGACGGGTACATCGAACGCTTCTATGTCGGCGACGTCGGTGGCAACATTTGGCGCGCGGATCTGGAGACTACCGCGGGGAATGCGCCGGCGAACTGGACCCTGAACAAGCTTGCCGCCCTAGGTGGCGCGTCCGGCACAAACGCCGCACGCAAGTTTTTCTACCCCCCCGATGTCGTCTCCACCGCTGGCTACGATGCCGTCACTGCCGGCACGGGAGACCGCGAGCATCCGCTTTACTCTGCCTCGACGACGCCGGGCACGGCCTACAACGTGGTCAATCGGCTTTACATGGTGAAGGACACCAACATCCTCGGCATGCCGTCGACCTGGAAGCCGATCACCGAAGCCGGCCTTGTCGATGCCACGACGCTGACGGGCACCTATGACGGATCGGGTTCGGGCTTCTACATCACGCTGACCAATCCCGGCGAGAAGGCGGTCAACGCACCGCTGACGGTCAGTGGCTACACCACGATCGGTACCAACACGCCAAGAGTGCCGGATGCCAACACGTGCTATCCGAATCTCGGGATCGCCCGTAGCTACTCCTTCAGCTTCCTGACGTCGGCCGGGCAAAACCCGGCCCGCTCGATCATCCTGGACGGCGGCGGCTTCCCGCCATCGTCCGTGTTCGGCATGGTATCGATCGGCAGCGGCACGAGCGCGACCGTGGTGCCGGTCTTGCTCGGCGGGGGGAACCAGACCGGTCCTGGCGGCGGCGATGCCACCTCCGCGCTAGGTGCGCAAAAGGTCAATATCGCTGGCGTCGGCAAACGCAAGCGCATCTACTGGTACCCGGAAAGCGACAAGCACTAG
- a CDS encoding pilus assembly PilX N-terminal domain-containing protein, with protein MQHAKRGESGATLIVTLIFLVIFMLMTISLVGSSVVNVKVAANQQHGVEAQNAAQQAIEQVISKDFTASPAAAAASVPVDVNGDGNADYTAQVAVPACQTSKPIKNTDLDTTNADDVSCFIGNGNQNTGMLTASGAGGGNSLCNATQWDVNASVNDSATGTSTTLHQGVAVRVPTGTACP; from the coding sequence ATGCAACACGCAAAACGCGGGGAGTCCGGCGCCACCCTGATCGTTACGTTGATCTTCCTCGTCATCTTCATGCTGATGACGATATCGCTGGTTGGATCCAGTGTCGTCAATGTGAAGGTCGCCGCCAACCAGCAGCATGGCGTCGAAGCGCAGAATGCAGCACAACAAGCCATCGAACAGGTCATCAGCAAGGACTTCACCGCCAGCCCGGCGGCGGCGGCCGCCAGTGTGCCGGTCGACGTCAATGGCGATGGCAACGCGGACTACACGGCACAGGTTGCCGTGCCTGCGTGCCAGACCAGCAAACCGATCAAGAATACCGATCTGGATACCACCAACGCCGACGATGTTTCCTGCTTCATCGGCAACGGCAACCAGAACACCGGCATGCTGACCGCCTCCGGAGCCGGTGGCGGCAATTCTTTATGCAACGCCACGCAATGGGACGTGAACGCCAGCGTCAACGATAGCGCCACCGGCACCAGCACCACCTTGCACCAGGGAGTTGCAGTACGCGTTCCGACCGGCACGGCTTGTCCGTGA